From Brucella pseudogrignonensis, a single genomic window includes:
- the nuoL gene encoding NADH-quinone oxidoreductase subunit L produces MLYNAIVFLPLIGFLIAGLFGNKIGAKASEYVTSGLMVIVAILSWVVFFKIPLGHDAETVRIPVLHWVTSGSLSFDWALRVDTLTGVMLVVVNSVSALVHIYSIGYMHHDPHRPRFFAYLSLFTFAMLMLVTSDNLIQMFFGWEGVGLASYLLIGFWFQKPSANAAAMKAFVVNRVGDFGFLLGIFGLFALFQTVDYNTLFAAAANYLPAEGAADTGAVVLNFLGYELHKETALTVVCLLLFMGAMGKSAQFLLHTWLPDAMEGPTPVSALIHAATMVTAGVFLVARMSPIFELSHTALLIVTIIGATTAFFAATVALVQNDIKRVIAYSTCSQLGYMFAALGVGAYGAAVFHLFTHAFFKALLFLCAGSVIHAVSDEQDMRRMGGLRKLIPITYWMMMIGTVAITGLGVPGTIIGTAGFFSKDAIIESVFASHSLASGYAFTLLVVAALFTSFYSWRLIFMTFYGKPRASAEVMHHVHESPPVMLVPLFILAVGALFAGVVFKEYFFGHEYAEFWKGALFTLPSNEILEHYHHVPLWVKLSPFIAMLIGLVIAWIFYIRAPHIPKALAERHRGLYQFLLNKWYFDELYDFIFVRPARWLGRFFWKVGDGKIIDGYGPNGVAARVLDVTDRVVKMQSGYLYHYAFAMLIGVAALVTWMMLGSSF; encoded by the coding sequence ATGCTCTATAACGCGATCGTCTTCCTTCCGCTTATTGGCTTTCTTATTGCCGGACTTTTCGGCAATAAGATCGGTGCAAAGGCGAGTGAATATGTGACTTCCGGCCTGATGGTGATCGTTGCGATCCTGTCATGGGTCGTGTTCTTCAAAATCCCGCTCGGCCACGATGCCGAAACGGTTCGTATCCCTGTTCTTCACTGGGTCACGTCTGGTTCGCTGTCGTTTGATTGGGCTTTGCGCGTTGATACGCTGACGGGCGTTATGCTTGTCGTGGTCAACTCGGTGTCGGCTTTGGTGCATATCTATTCGATTGGATACATGCATCACGATCCGCATCGTCCGCGCTTCTTCGCTTATCTTTCGCTCTTCACCTTTGCCATGCTTATGCTGGTTACGTCGGACAACCTGATCCAGATGTTCTTCGGCTGGGAAGGCGTGGGTCTTGCTTCTTACCTTCTGATCGGCTTCTGGTTCCAGAAGCCATCGGCAAATGCCGCTGCAATGAAGGCTTTCGTTGTCAACCGTGTTGGTGACTTTGGCTTCCTGCTCGGTATCTTTGGTCTGTTTGCGCTGTTCCAGACGGTTGATTACAACACGCTTTTTGCAGCCGCAGCAAACTACCTGCCAGCAGAAGGTGCTGCTGATACTGGTGCAGTCGTTCTCAACTTCCTCGGCTATGAACTGCACAAAGAAACCGCTCTGACGGTTGTCTGCCTGCTCTTGTTCATGGGCGCGATGGGTAAGTCGGCTCAGTTCCTGCTGCACACATGGTTGCCTGACGCGATGGAAGGCCCGACACCTGTTTCCGCACTTATTCATGCGGCAACGATGGTGACCGCGGGTGTGTTCCTGGTTGCGCGCATGTCGCCAATTTTTGAACTCTCGCACACCGCACTTCTTATCGTGACGATCATCGGCGCAACGACAGCGTTCTTCGCTGCAACCGTTGCGCTTGTGCAGAACGACATCAAGCGCGTTATCGCTTACTCGACCTGTTCGCAGCTTGGTTACATGTTCGCGGCTCTCGGTGTTGGTGCTTACGGTGCTGCTGTATTCCACCTTTTCACGCACGCTTTCTTCAAGGCGCTTTTGTTCCTTTGCGCAGGTTCGGTTATCCATGCCGTTTCTGACGAACAGGATATGCGTCGTATGGGTGGCCTGCGTAAGCTGATCCCGATCACCTATTGGATGATGATGATCGGTACTGTTGCTATTACGGGTCTGGGCGTTCCGGGCACAATCATCGGTACTGCTGGCTTCTTCTCGAAAGATGCCATCATCGAGTCGGTCTTCGCATCGCACAGCCTTGCTTCGGGTTACGCGTTCACGCTTCTGGTGGTTGCAGCTCTGTTTACGAGCTTCTACTCATGGCGTCTGATTTTCATGACATTCTATGGCAAGCCACGCGCTTCTGCTGAAGTCATGCATCACGTTCATGAATCGCCTCCGGTCATGCTCGTGCCGTTGTTCATCCTTGCTGTCGGCGCACTGTTTGCAGGTGTCGTGTTCAAGGAATACTTCTTCGGCCACGAATATGCTGAATTTTGGAAGGGCGCGCTCTTCACGTTGCCAAGCAACGAAATCCTGGAACATTATCACCATGTTCCGCTGTGGGTTAAGTTGTCGCCGTTCATCGCTATGCTGATCGGTCTGGTAATCGCTTGGATTTTCTATATCCGCGCACCACACATTCCGAAGGCACTCGCAGAGCGTCATCGCGGTCTGTACCAGTTCCTTCTCAACAAGTGGTATTTCGACGAACTTTACGACTTCATCTTCGTTCGTCCTGCACGTTGGCTCGGCCGCTTCTTCTGGAAGGTTGGCGACGGCAAGATTATCGACGGTTACGGTCCTAATGGTGTCGCTGCACGCGTTCTCGATGTTACAGATCGCGTTGTGAAGATGCAGTCGGGTTACCTTTATCATTACGCATTCGCGATGCTTATCGGCGTCGCCGCGCTCGTCACCTGGATGATGCTCGGGAGCTCTTTCTGA
- a CDS encoding NADH-quinone oxidoreductase subunit M has protein sequence MTDWPILSTVTFLPLVGALLILLIKDDSEASRRNIKNVALLTTVFVFILSLVIWAGFDNSNPGFQMVEQVGWLGGGISYHMGVDGISMLFVVLSAFLMPFCILASWLAIEKRVKEYMIAFLILETLMIGVFCALDLFLFYVFFEASLIPMFIIIGVWGGKRRVYASFKFFLYTLLGSVLMLIAIMAMYWQAGTLNIVELLKYDFPAGMQTWLWLAFFASFAVKMPMWPVHTWLPDAHVEAPTAGSVILAGILLKLGGYGFLRFSLPMFPLASADFAPFVFALSAIAIVYTSLVALVQEDIKKLIAYSSVAHMGYVTMGIFAANEQGVQGAIFQMLSHGIVSGALFLCVGVIYDRMHTREISAFGGLVNRMPKYAVAFLILTMANVGLPGTSGFIGEFLTLFGVFRVNTWVALFATSGVILSAAYALWLYRNVVFGALTKESLKSILDLTPREKVILYPLVALTIFFGVYPVPVFDATASAVHALVTNYDAALANAASATLAQ, from the coding sequence ATGACCGATTGGCCAATTCTTTCTACGGTCACATTTCTGCCGCTCGTCGGCGCCTTGTTGATCCTTCTCATCAAGGATGACAGCGAAGCCTCGCGTCGCAACATTAAGAATGTTGCGTTGCTGACCACGGTTTTCGTTTTCATTCTGTCACTGGTTATCTGGGCCGGGTTTGACAATTCAAATCCGGGCTTCCAGATGGTCGAACAGGTCGGCTGGCTCGGTGGAGGCATTTCCTACCACATGGGCGTTGACGGCATTTCCATGCTGTTTGTCGTGCTGTCTGCTTTCCTGATGCCATTCTGCATACTTGCGAGCTGGCTGGCTATCGAGAAGCGCGTCAAGGAATACATGATTGCGTTCCTTATTCTGGAAACGCTCATGATCGGCGTGTTCTGTGCGCTCGATCTGTTCCTGTTCTACGTGTTCTTTGAAGCAAGCCTTATTCCGATGTTCATCATCATCGGCGTATGGGGTGGCAAGCGCCGCGTTTATGCGAGCTTCAAGTTCTTCCTTTACACGCTGCTCGGCTCTGTGCTGATGCTGATCGCGATCATGGCAATGTACTGGCAGGCCGGTACGCTTAACATCGTCGAACTGCTAAAATACGACTTCCCAGCAGGTATGCAAACGTGGCTATGGCTGGCATTCTTCGCGTCCTTTGCCGTGAAGATGCCAATGTGGCCAGTGCATACATGGTTGCCGGATGCGCACGTTGAAGCACCGACAGCAGGTTCGGTCATTCTGGCGGGTATTCTTCTAAAGCTCGGTGGCTATGGCTTCCTGCGCTTCTCGCTGCCGATGTTCCCACTCGCTTCTGCCGATTTCGCTCCGTTCGTCTTTGCACTCTCAGCAATTGCTATCGTCTACACCTCGCTCGTGGCGTTGGTGCAGGAAGATATCAAGAAGCTGATTGCTTATTCATCGGTTGCGCATATGGGCTATGTGACCATGGGTATTTTTGCCGCCAACGAACAGGGCGTGCAGGGTGCAATCTTCCAGATGCTCTCGCACGGTATTGTTTCGGGCGCGCTCTTCCTTTGCGTTGGCGTGATCTATGATCGCATGCATACCCGTGAAATTTCGGCCTTTGGCGGTCTCGTAAACCGGATGCCGAAATATGCCGTGGCTTTCCTCATCCTGACGATGGCGAATGTCGGTCTTCCGGGTACGTCTGGCTTTATCGGTGAATTCCTCACGCTGTTCGGTGTCTTCCGCGTCAATACGTGGGTAGCGCTGTTCGCAACATCGGGTGTGATCCTGTCGGCAGCCTATGCGCTCTGGCTCTATCGCAACGTGGTGTTTGGTGCGCTGACCAAGGAAAGCCTCAAGAGCATTCTTGATCTCACCCCGCGTGAGAAGGTGATCCTGTATCCGCTTGTGGCTCTCACTATCTTCTTCGGTGTGTATCCGGTTCCGGTCTTCGATGCGACCGCGAGCGCCGTGCATGCACTGGTTACCAATT